In Monodelphis domestica isolate mMonDom1 chromosome 4, mMonDom1.pri, whole genome shotgun sequence, one DNA window encodes the following:
- the PGD gene encoding 6-phosphogluconate dehydrogenase, decarboxylating, whose amino-acid sequence MAQADIALIGLAVMGQNLILNMNDHGFVVCAFNRTVSKVDDFLANEAKGTKVVGAHSLEEMVSKLKKPRRIILLVKAGQAVDDFIVKLVPLLEAGDIIIDGGNSEYRDTTRRCQDLKAKGILFVGSGVSGGEDGARYGPSLMPGGNKEAWPHIKTIFQSIAAKVGTGEPCCDWVGEEGAGHFVKMVHNGIEYGDMQLICEAYHLMKDILGMEHSDMATVFEEWNKTELDSFLIEITANILKFRDPDGQHLLPKIRDSAGQKGTGKWTAISALEYGVPVTLIGEAVFARCLSSLKDERIQASKKLAGPPKAKFGGDKKSFLEDIRKALYASKIISYTQGFMLLGQAAKEFGWTLNYGGIALMWRGGCIIRSAFLGKIKDAFDRNPQLQNLLLDDFFKTAVQNCQESWRRVISAGVLAGIPMPCFTTALSFYDGYRHEMLPANLIQAQRDYFGAHTYELLTKPGHFIHTNWTGHGGNVSSSSYNA is encoded by the exons ATGGCCCA aGCTGATATTGCCCTGATTGGACTGGCTGTCATGGGCCAGAACCTAATTTTAAACATGAATGACCATGGCTTTGTG GTGTGTGCTTTTAATAGAACGGTCTCCAAAGTCGATGACTTCTTGGCCAATGAGGCAAAGGGGACCAAGGTGGTTGGAGCTCATTCCCTGGAGGAAATGGTGTCCAAACTGAAGAAGCCCCGCCGGATCATCCTGCTCGTCAAGGCCGGCCAGGCTGTGGATGATTTTATTGTGAAACTG GTGCCCTTGTTGGAAGCCGGGGACATTATCATTGATGGGGGGAATTCAGAATATCGAGACACGACA AGGCGATGCCAAGACCTCAAGGCCAAGGGCATCTTGTTTGTGGGAAGTGGTGTTAGTGGTGGAGAGGACGGGGCCCGCTATGGGCCATCTCTCATGCCTGGAGGCAACAAAGAAGCGTG GCCACACATCAAGACCATCTTCCAAAGCATCGCCGCCAAAGtgggcactggggaaccttgctgTGATTGG GTGGGAGAGGAGGGCGCTGGTCACTTCGTCAAGATGGTGCACAATGGGATAGAATACGGGGACATGCAGCTGATCTGCGAAGCCTACCACCTGATGAAAGACATCCTGGGCATGGAGCACAGCGACATGGCCACA GTGTTTGAAGAGTGGAACAAGACGGAGCTGGACTCTTTCCTGATCGAAATCACCGCCAACATCCTCAAGTTCCGAGACCCCGACGGCCAGCACCTCCTGCCCAAGATCAGGGACAGCGCCGGCCAGAAGGGCACCGGGAAGTGGACGGCCATCTCGGCGCTGGAGTACGGGGTCCCCGTCACCCTCATCG GAGAAGCCGTCTTTGCCCGATGCCTGTCCTCTTTAAAGGATGAGCGGATCCAAGCCAGCAAGAAGTTGGCGGGCCCCCCGAAGGCTAAGTTTGGGGGTGACAAGAAGTCCTTCCTGGAGGACATTCGAAAG GCCCTCTATGCCTCCAAGATCATCTCTTACACCCAAGGATTTATGCTCTTGGGTCAGGCAGCCAAAGAGTTCGGCTGGACACTCAATTATGGTGGAATTGCCCTGATGTGGAGGGGCGGCTGCATCATCCGCAG TGCGTTCCTGGGGAAGATCAAAGATGCCTTTGACCGGAACCCCCAGCTCCAGAACCTGCTCCTGGATGACTTCTTTAAGACTGCGGTGCAGAACTGCCAG GAGTCGTGGCGGCGGGTGATCAGCGCTGGAGTGCTGGCAGGCATCCCCATGCCCTGCTTCACCACGGCTCTTTCCTTCTACGACGGGTACAGGCACGAGATGCTCCCTGCCAACCTGATCCAG GCTCAGAGGGATTACTTCGGGGCTCACACCTATGAACTCCTGACCAAGCCAGGACACTTTATCCACACCAACTGGACAGGCCACGGGGGCAACGTGTCCTCCTCTTCCTACAATGCCTAA